CAGAAACAAGAGGAAACATATTACTGCTGCATGAAGAAGTAGGAGATAGAACAAACCGTGTCAGGTGATAATGATCTCAAGTAGTCAAGTAACTCATTTTTTTCTTCTCCAGCAAACTGTTGCATTTGCAAGGAAGAATTTTTCTTCTTGAGTTCATGTAGCTCCTGCAGGAATGAAAATAGAATAAGCATCCCAATAAAATCCGATGAGTGGAAACTTAAGGCAAGAAGATTAGAAAGAACAGAAATGGGACTAATTTCTTGCTGAAGAAAGTAAGATGACCTCAGGCATCACAGAAACTAGCCTTCTTGTGAATTTTTGATACAAAAAGGTAACTGTGCGAAAAATGCACCATGGCTTTGATAGCTAATACATAGGACTGCTCATAAAAACAGAATAAACATCTAAAACTGAGAACTCTGTTTTACTATATCTTTCCTCGGCCTACTATGCTTACAGCCCACTGATCCTGAGAAAAGGACAGGCCCAGTGCTACAAGTTGGGGTCTGGGGAAGGATTATACGAGGCAAGCCTCACCCCTGCACAGCGCAATGCAGAGAGGCCGCGTCGAACACAAGACCTCATGGCACAAGTGGGGAGTACTTCACCACTGCACCAGGCCTGTCCTTCGCACTAATCCTGAGAAAAGTAAATAAGAAATGACCATAATGCATATCTctactaaataaattatttatataACCATTCTCAACGTTAATTGACAGGGGTATAGAACGGAGTCAACACAATAACCACACTACTGATTTCCTCAATACACAGACATTTTGAAATGGAGTATCCCGAGGTAGGAGAGACTGAGAGGTAGTGAAACAGTTGGAGTAACAATCATCTTATATTGCCAAATTAAGTATGAAATAGATGTTACCCTTTCCATAGAATCCAAGCGAGACTGCaattggagaatatgttcttttgctTGAGCGTTTAAGCTATCTAATCCACCCATATTTTCCGATAATAAATTGTCATCCCTCTTTTCTGATTCATTAGTCGCTTCATCGTCTTCTGATAATCTCAAAATAGATCCTCCCAAACCGAGGTCACTGTGACTATATTCAGTGCTATCTCTTTCCTTGCACTCAGTTTCATCATCAGACAACTCTAGGATTCTTTCAAGGGAGAGCCTGTATTCAGCATTAGACAGAGTGTACCTGAAATACAGACAAAGTAACTTTAGGTGATAATTATACCTGGCATGTTTATCATGTTTGTGAGTAGGCAGTGCAAGCCAAGTGCGCATATAAGAAAGCAAAAAGTACCAAGGGGCAGGAGCTTGTTCAAATTTCCTGTCTTGTTTTAGAAAAGTGAATAAAGCAAGTTTTCGATCCTTTTCTTACTAACAACTATTACCACATGAAAATAAGTTGATCAAGGTCAGTGTTTCAGACTGAAGTCTGAATGATTAAGTTTGGCTAGCATGTTTTGATCTGCTGCTTCTCAAATTGTGAAACAAATGTAGTCATTCAATAACAAATGGAAGGGCATGGAAAAAATCAAGCAGGATTTGCACATTCTATGTGACAAACGTCTAAGTACACAAGACAGCAATTCTACCAGCATTAAAATCGGACACTCAAAGAAACTATACAACATGAATCGGATTTTATGGTTCACACCCTTAAAACATGTTTTTGACATGTGCGACTCAAAGTGCAGCAAACTGTTTGATAACTGCCCTTTTTACAGTGAGTAGTGACGTTGAATTTCGATTTCCTAGACAGAGATAATAAGAGCATGCTACAGCAGGCTACCAGCCTACCACTAATGGCGTACTTTTCCAGTCCACCTCAGATAACGGGTTGACCTAGATTCCACATCAAGTCATTTGCTACTTTTATATGCACACAATTGCAAAAGGACCATGCCAAAATGTGTCTTCTTTTGACCAGAGACAATCAAATTCAACTATAATCTATACGAATGGTATGATTCAGGAGAAAAGCATACCCTGTCTTTATTGAAGATATCACCAACTTGAAGAAGGGATCCCAAAGGGCCTCCACGACAACACGGAACTGATCAGACGGAAGGAGACCCAACATGCCCGAAACAGTCCTCTTCATTGCATCCACAGTTTCAGGAGGAACATCTCTCTGGACTACACTTAGATCCAAAGGTTCTACATCTTTTATCAAGTTCCAAAGTAAAGATTTCTGCAAACAATACAAGCGTGTCATGGTAATGAACAGCATCAGTACATCAACTCGATAGGATTAAAAGATGCTAATCCTATTCTAGTACATCGATTCGATAGGATATGAGTAACTTTTTCCAGTGGAAGGCTGGAAGCTCACAAGAATCTAATTCTTTGTCAGTGGGAGGTAAATAACTTCATCACACCTGTCTGGAGACACCTCAATCTACAGGTAACCTATTCTATGCTGCTTATGATTTCAGCTTCTGTCTGCACGAtcgtattttaaaaaaaattgtgttgCGGAGTTGCACACATGATTATGACTATATAATAATTTGTATATATTGCCCCAACAAAGGGGCAGAGTTTCCTTTCGCTAGCACGGACAGACAGACAGACACCCGCTCCACGGAGGAGCATCGGCATCGGCATCGCGCTCACCTCGGGGAAACCGTGGAGATGCCTCCCGCGCGCGTGGAGCTCGTCGGGTGACGCCGCGGAGGAGGCCGCCGCCACCACGACCCCGAGCCTCCTGCGCCGGACGCCGCCCGCCGCCAGTTGAGGAACGGGGACGCGGAGGAGCCGGCTCCCGGGGACGTGCACGGCCGCCCCTTGCGGCGGCGCGCGGATGCCGGCAGAGATCGGCATGTGCGGGCggccgtcgccggcggcgagaCTCCTCTCTGATTATCTGGCGAGGTCTGGTGCTTGGTTGGTGGGTGGTGGTTCGAGCGGGCGCCTAGCTGGACCCAGGATAAGCGCCAGCTCGGGTGCCACTGCCATGCGGGCCCGGCGGGACGTAACGCGTGGACACGCTCCGGCCTTCCCACGTATGGCCTCGCGTGGACCGTCGCGTCACGTTCACCCTCGCGTCACGTACTGAGTGAGCATTGCCGCATCTGCGCCAGCAGAACAGGCCCAGTTCCCGTGTACCGCGGCACACTGTAACGTTTTTTTATGGTAATACGCATCTCATTCATATAAAAAGAGTACAAGTCACGTAATAATCAACATGATAAAATTAAATAGACAACAGAACACTAGCATTTGCACAAAACACTACCAGCCAAGAAGTAAAAATACAATCAGGATTGAAGACTCCCTGAGCTGAACATCAACACTCGTCATCTGCTTCTGGCACCACCACAGCAGTGACCAAAGTAAAAaatgatggatcacctcctcacccaaaTTCGACACGGTTCCATCACTGATATGCAGCTTTGTGGACCTttaaggtggctcaccaaaagtgaagccattgtcgttggacgaatcagaccggggcaacaccccggacacgccatcgaacttcagaTCTGACACACCACCACGACTAAGACACAGAAGGAGAAACCATACCTGGCAGCCATCAACCATGAACCCAGCACGCGTTCCGTCTTTCAGATGTCGTTGATGCAGagccacaatctgcatccgctcctgaacTACCTCACAAGCTCCACGCCGCTCTGGAGCGAATGTTGTCGCAACGATGGAGACTgaggacacatgtccaccacgaggatgccaccgccgccgcaccatccttacttgaacagactggATTTCAAAAACATCCTCAATCATAGGACCGATCACCTCATCGGGGTAGGATCTGAAGAGACTTTATTCAACACCGTCATAATcgccgccgaagccaagacgatgaacaacctaaaaactaAGATACTTTAGCCTAAAACTATCCACATGTGTGGATCCGGCAACCCCCTCACGACCAACTAGCGAGGCCACCGGCGAAGGAACTCTCTTGTGACAGCGCTGGCGAGATCGCCTTagccttgagagagagagagagaaagaacaattCACGGCACACTGTAATGTGTAGGCTCCAAAAGTCATCACAAACTCCGAGTTGTAATCGCCAAAAAAGAAAAAATTCCGAGTTGTACACTATAACGCGCAGTCCAATCACACGGAAAAAACATCATACTTTTTTTACATAGTACAGACATGGACGCTCATACACTCGTTACTATAAACACATATATACTCTATCTTTATGACCAACTTCAAAAAACTGAGACCatacatcatcttgagattgaaaGTAGTCAGAGAAGTTTTTGTAGTCAACGGGAACATCTCCTTTCAATGACACATCGCTGGAAGATATAAAATTCCTGTTTACAACTTAAACCCTGATGGGCTTTGTCATTCTAACCATTCAACCATAAATTGATTCACACGAAAAAACATCATCACAAACTCGTTTGCAGCAAATTATGGAATAACTAAGCACGTAAGTTAGCTGTGTTGGTTTAGCACGCGAGCTTTGTGAACCGTGATGCATGGTCAGTTGATCGCTGGGTCAAACGTGTAGGGATTTGTCTGCCGTGACCAGGCGATCACAATTCACAAAAATCACATGGTTGTTGGATGCGGGGCGGCTAAGCAGCTAGATTGGTTTTGTCAACGATGCGATTTGTTTAGTGACTAGTGAGCTGCCGTCCAAGACCAGCTTAATTAGCCAGTGCTACCAACGAAGCAGGTTCTTTGACTCATCATTGCACTGACGATACTCACGAAACAAATTCACAACGACGACATATGATGATTTGTCTGCGCACGGTTAGTCCGTTGACATAACCGTAATTTCCCACAAAAGAACAAGTAACTGTAAAATCAATCATATACTACAAGGTCGATCTTGGAATGAACAATTCATC
This window of the Triticum aestivum cultivar Chinese Spring chromosome 5D, IWGSC CS RefSeq v2.1, whole genome shotgun sequence genome carries:
- the LOC123119623 gene encoding uncharacterized protein, with amino-acid sequence MPISAGIRAPPQGAAVHVPGSRLLRVPVPQLAAGGVRRRRLGVVVAAASSAASPDELHARGRHLHGFPEKSLLWNLIKDVEPLDLSVVQRDVPPETVDAMKRTVSGMLGLLPSDQFRVVVEALWDPFFKLVISSIKTGYTLSNAEYRLSLERILELSDDETECKERDSTEYSHSDLGLGGSILRLSEDDEATNESEKRDDNLLSENMGGLDSLNAQAKEHILQLQSRLDSMERELHELKKKNSSLQMQQFAGEEKNELLDYLRSLSPDTVIELSEPSCPGVQEAIHSVVHGLLATLSPKMHAKPPPPSENMAGGTLNFGNGDDDRAELVEDVSLPFQPLISIPRDHLARLLFWCMLLGHYIRGLERRLELSQLLEMSSDTRL